GTACCCCAGGTCCAGGGCCGTCATCTGCTCCACCGTCATCCCCGCCGTCAGGGCCACCGCGGCGATGTCGACCCTCTTGCCCGCGCCCTCTCTCCCGACGATCTGCACGCCGAGCAGCCGCCCCGTGCGGCGCTCGGCGAGCATCTTCACCGTCATGGGGGAGGCGCCCGGGTAGTAGCCGGCCCGGCTGGTGGACTCGATCGTGACCGACACGAACTGGAGGCCCACCCGACGCGCGTCCTTCTCGCGCAGGCCGCTCCGGGCGATCTCCAGGTCGCAGACCTTGCTGACGGCCGTGCCGACGACCCCGGGGAAGGTGGCGTAGCCGCCGCCGACGCCCGTGCCGATGACCTGGCCGTGCTTGTTGGCGTGGGTGCCCAGCGCGATGTGCCGCTCCTGCCCCGAGACCAGGTCGAGGACCTCGACGCAGTCGCCGCCCGCCCAGATGTTCTCGTGGCCGCGCACCCGCATCGCGAGGTCCGTCAGGAGACCGCCGTGGCTGCCCAGCGGCAGACCGGCCGCCTTCGCGAGCGTCGTCTCCGGGCGTACGCCGATGCCGAGCACCACCACGTCCGCCGGGTACTCGGCGTTCTCCGTGGCCACCGCCCGCACCCGGCCGTCCTCGCCCGTGAGCACCTTGGTCACCGCGGCGTCGTCGACCATGGTGATGCCCAGACCCTCCATGGCCTCGTGCACCAGGCGGCCCATGTCCGGGTCGAGCGTGGACATGGGCTCGCTGCCCCGGTTGACCACCGTCACCTCGTACCCGCGGTTGATCAGCGCCTCGGCCATCTCCACACCGATGTACCCGGCGCCCACCACCACCGCCTTGCGGCCACGCGTGTGTGCCAGCGTGTCGATGAGCGCCTGGCCGTCGTCGAGCGTCTGCACCCCGTGCACACCGGGGGCGTCGACTCCCGGCATGTCGGGGCGGATCGGGCGGGCGCCGGTCGCGATCACGAGTTTGTCGTACGACGTCCAGGACTCGGCCCCCGACTCGAGGTCACGCGCGCGTACCCGCTGTCGGCCGACGTCGATCTCCATGACCTCGGTGCGCATGCGCAGATCGATGTCACGGGCCCGGTGCTCCTCGGGCGTACGGGCGATCAACTGGTCCGGCTCGGTGACGTCCCCGCCCACCCAGTACGGGATGCCGCAGGCCGAGTAGGAGGTGAAGTGGCCCCGCTCGAACGCCACGATCTCCAGTTCGTCGGGGCCCTTCAACCGGCGTGCCTGCGACGCCGCGGACATCCCCGCGGCGTCGCCGCCGATGACGACCAGACGTTCCCTCGTGTCCCGCGTACGGCTCATGTTCATGCGAACACGCTACGAGGGCGCGGCATTTCAGTCCTGCTCGCCCCGCTCCTGCTCCCGCCCCGGATCCGGGAC
This portion of the Streptomyces canus genome encodes:
- a CDS encoding FAD-dependent oxidoreductase, giving the protein MNMSRTRDTRERLVVIGGDAAGMSAASQARRLKGPDELEIVAFERGHFTSYSACGIPYWVGGDVTEPDQLIARTPEEHRARDIDLRMRTEVMEIDVGRQRVRARDLESGAESWTSYDKLVIATGARPIRPDMPGVDAPGVHGVQTLDDGQALIDTLAHTRGRKAVVVGAGYIGVEMAEALINRGYEVTVVNRGSEPMSTLDPDMGRLVHEAMEGLGITMVDDAAVTKVLTGEDGRVRAVATENAEYPADVVVLGIGVRPETTLAKAAGLPLGSHGGLLTDLAMRVRGHENIWAGGDCVEVLDLVSGQERHIALGTHANKHGQVIGTGVGGGYATFPGVVGTAVSKVCDLEIARSGLREKDARRVGLQFVSVTIESTSRAGYYPGASPMTVKMLAERRTGRLLGVQIVGREGAGKRVDIAAVALTAGMTVEQMTALDLGYAPPFSPVWDPVLVAARKAAAKVRAS